In one Sphingomonas sp. S1-29 genomic region, the following are encoded:
- a CDS encoding O-antigen polymerase, with protein MIDWPERIVCIILSVAILSNALLVRRMVNAWAFPAVIFSLAWFLYTIIPLVCFPNAHVYPLAMLYIFGASLAVSIGSISNWQSAFNQRQGLREIDGSYSSGKLYLYFYLAYAVTVACLLLNSISQGISIDQLVNNINDSAAEYAGRRYSYDIAPNVYQQLGNVLAYSCAGLGGVLLPSQNKRYMKFVIVFVSLSPAVFVMLSQSARGMLFLCAAIFYAGVLVAGLLRGNTYLLSKKAIPTLVVLAILVIPLVTISFVARGVSSGAGQSFIDAVAPLWASYTSGHLFAFSDWFGNYIGSASIQPYDDPGMTNGFYTFMSVFKLFGDDRPVPIGVYGEYLTIPPYIGTNIYTAFRGMIHDFGIAGSLVMLSILSYLSHIAFRTMLRSASPALSVSAFLFTVSFIYQSFIISAIMWNTLMIGLAFVGVVLALSRSNPAPDYAGNMVGTTSSN; from the coding sequence GTGATTGATTGGCCCGAAAGAATAGTTTGCATCATCCTTAGCGTGGCAATTCTGTCCAACGCTTTGTTGGTTCGCAGGATGGTCAATGCATGGGCCTTTCCAGCGGTAATATTTTCGCTGGCATGGTTTTTGTACACCATCATTCCATTGGTGTGCTTCCCCAATGCTCATGTTTACCCGCTGGCGATGCTGTACATATTTGGAGCATCGCTAGCGGTTTCCATTGGTAGCATCTCCAATTGGCAATCGGCATTCAACCAGCGCCAAGGATTACGTGAGATAGACGGGAGCTATTCAAGCGGCAAGCTTTATCTATACTTCTATTTGGCTTATGCAGTTACGGTTGCCTGCCTGCTGCTAAACTCGATATCACAGGGCATTTCTATCGACCAGTTGGTAAACAACATCAACGACAGTGCGGCAGAATATGCCGGCCGTAGATATTCGTATGATATTGCCCCTAATGTCTATCAACAGTTGGGGAACGTTCTTGCTTATTCATGCGCCGGCTTGGGAGGTGTTTTGCTTCCGTCGCAGAATAAACGCTATATGAAGTTCGTTATCGTCTTCGTGTCTCTATCACCTGCGGTATTCGTCATGCTGTCGCAAAGCGCGAGAGGGATGCTATTTTTGTGCGCAGCAATTTTTTATGCCGGGGTGCTCGTGGCGGGATTGCTTCGCGGCAATACATATTTGTTGTCCAAGAAAGCGATCCCTACGCTTGTTGTCCTAGCGATCTTGGTAATTCCGCTGGTGACCATCTCCTTTGTCGCTCGCGGTGTGTCTTCTGGAGCCGGGCAAAGTTTTATCGATGCGGTTGCGCCGTTGTGGGCCTCATATACCTCTGGCCACCTTTTTGCGTTTTCTGATTGGTTTGGCAATTATATCGGCAGCGCGTCGATACAGCCTTATGATGATCCCGGGATGACAAACGGCTTCTACACTTTCATGTCCGTGTTCAAATTGTTCGGTGACGATCGCCCGGTCCCTATCGGCGTATACGGCGAGTATCTTACTATACCGCCCTATATTGGAACGAACATCTATACCGCATTCCGTGGAATGATACATGATTTTGGGATAGCTGGCTCCTTGGTTATGCTATCCATTCTCAGTTATCTTTCGCACATTGCGTTCCGAACGATGCTGCGATCGGCAAGTCCGGCGCTTTCGGTTTCCGCTTTCCTATTTACCGTATCCTTCATCTATCAAAGCTTTATTATCAGCGCGATCATGTGGAATACGTTGATGATAGGACTGGCATTTGTCGGCGTTGTCCTTGCCCTTTCACGGTCCAATCCGGCTCCCGACTATGCCGGCAACATGGTCGGCACGACGTCATCCAACTAG
- a CDS encoding oligosaccharide flippase family protein — protein MKINLLARWRADGINLAALTCLQASNAVIPLVIVPFAIARLGAVAYADVAIAEAVSMIAVAVVLYSFEVDGVSRITGLSLHRDREALSEILSSILFARLIMFTGAAIALLLITAAFTSLPLALVACWLLVPLGHVFHSYWFYQGVEFNIPPAILTLTARLTSLAAVVIFVHSAADRLLVPLAVGAPFAVAGLASTIYKSHMLGVKIRWTGARNVLAYLAHGRRIFVGTAAVMLYREINVLLMGVIGVPAAAISSYSLVEKSIKMIQAVTRPLNQIAFPKVLLALKPYDRPDRGTLKIVLRYTAPQVAVVAMVIVGLWVGFDRLAELSPSIAQFRTLPDVTTLFIIAIPAPLFGLANFVLGSAGLNFLNAQRYFLGAILTTGAVSVTACLILSHFFGAVGASIAFVGAELTLLLMVLHRYRGHPATTVCGAES, from the coding sequence ATGAAGATTAACCTGCTTGCGCGATGGCGGGCCGACGGGATCAACCTGGCCGCATTGACGTGTCTTCAGGCATCGAATGCGGTCATTCCGCTTGTGATCGTACCGTTCGCGATCGCACGCCTTGGCGCCGTTGCTTATGCCGATGTCGCGATCGCCGAAGCGGTATCGATGATTGCGGTTGCGGTGGTTCTTTACAGTTTCGAAGTCGACGGCGTGTCGCGGATAACGGGCCTGTCCCTGCATCGTGACCGGGAAGCGCTATCGGAAATCCTAAGTTCGATATTGTTCGCTAGGCTGATCATGTTCACGGGCGCGGCGATCGCGCTGCTACTGATAACGGCTGCGTTTACTTCGCTTCCGCTTGCGTTGGTGGCATGTTGGCTCCTTGTCCCGCTTGGGCACGTGTTTCATTCCTACTGGTTCTACCAAGGCGTGGAATTCAATATCCCCCCCGCCATTTTAACCCTGACAGCGCGGCTGACGAGCCTCGCTGCCGTCGTGATTTTCGTCCATTCGGCAGCCGACCGCCTTCTGGTCCCGCTCGCGGTCGGCGCACCATTCGCCGTCGCCGGGCTCGCTTCGACGATCTATAAAAGCCATATGCTTGGGGTGAAAATACGCTGGACAGGCGCGCGCAACGTACTGGCATATCTGGCGCACGGTCGTCGCATCTTTGTTGGAACCGCGGCGGTGATGCTATACCGGGAAATCAACGTCTTGCTCATGGGAGTGATCGGTGTCCCGGCTGCTGCGATCAGCAGCTACTCCTTGGTCGAAAAGAGCATCAAAATGATCCAAGCTGTCACCAGGCCACTCAACCAGATAGCCTTTCCAAAGGTACTACTGGCGCTCAAGCCTTATGATCGGCCAGACCGCGGCACACTTAAAATCGTCTTGCGATATACCGCCCCGCAGGTTGCGGTCGTCGCCATGGTAATCGTTGGACTGTGGGTGGGTTTCGATCGCCTCGCCGAATTGTCACCGTCGATTGCCCAGTTTCGAACGCTGCCGGACGTGACGACACTATTCATTATTGCTATCCCCGCCCCGCTATTTGGCTTGGCCAATTTCGTGTTGGGTTCAGCCGGGCTCAATTTTTTGAACGCCCAACGCTATTTCCTGGGTGCAATCTTGACCACCGGCGCCGTCAGCGTAACGGCTTGCCTCATCCTATCTCACTTTTTTGGAGCAGTAGGTGCCAGTATCGCTTTCGTAGGCGCCGAACTGACCCTGCTGCTCATGGTCCTTCACCGATATCGCGGCCACCCGGCCACCACCGTTTGCGGAGCCGAGTCGTGA